The following proteins come from a genomic window of Mustela lutreola isolate mMusLut2 chromosome 6, mMusLut2.pri, whole genome shotgun sequence:
- the SMPD2 gene encoding sphingomyelin phosphodiesterase 2: MKPNFTLRLRIFNLNCWGIPYLSKRRAERMKRLGDFLNMESFDLALLEEVWSEQDFQHLRQKLLPTYPAAHYFRSGIIGSGLCVFSKHPIQEFTQHVYTLNGYPYMVHHGDWFCGKAVGLLVLHLSGLVLNVYVTHLHAEYNRQKDIYLTHRVAQAWELAQFIHHTSKKADVVLLCGDLNLHPKDLGCRLLKEWTGLHDAYLETRDFKGSEEGCTMVPENCYVNQRELEPFPFGIRIDYVLYKAVSGFYISCKTLRTTTGHDPHSGSPLSDHEALMATLCVRHSPPQHPPSPTHGPEGSQLISVLKEAWRELDLGVAQARWWATFASYVIGLGLLLLAFLCALAAGGGVREVAILLWTPSVGLLLGAGAVYLFHMQEAKGLSGARAELQHVLGRAREAQDSGPESRPALLLGQQEGDGTEEQ; encoded by the exons ATGAAGCCCAACTTCACTCTGCGACTAAGGATCTTTAACCTCAACTGCTG GGGCATTCCCTACCTGAGCAAGCGCCGGGCCGAGCGCATGAAGCGCCTGGGAGACTTTCTCAACATGGAGAGCTTCGACCTAGCCCTCCTGGAAGAG GTGTGGAGTGAGCAGGACTTCCAGCACCTGAGACAGAAGCTGTTGCCCACCTACCCGGCTGCCCACTACTTCAGGAG TGGTATCATTGGCAGTGGCCTCTGCGTCTTCTCCAAACATCCTATCCAGGAATTCACCCAGCATGTCTACACCCTCAACGGGTACCCCTACATG GTCCATCATGGAGACTGGTTCTGCGGGAAGGCTGTGGGGCTCCTGGTGCTCCATCTAAGTGGACTGGTGCTCAATGTCTACGTGACCCAT CTCCATGCCGAGTACAATCGACAGAAGGACATCTACCTAACACACCGTGTGGCCCAAGCTTGGGAACTGGCCCAGTTCATCCA CCACACATCCAAGAAGGCTGATGTGGTTCTGCTGTGTGGGGACCTCAACTTGCACCCGAAGGACCTGGGCTGCCGCCTGCTGAAGGAGTGGACGGGGCTGCATGATGCCTACCTGGAGACCCGGGACTTCAAG GGCTCTGAGGAAGGCTGTACCATGGTACCTGAGAACTGCTACGTCAACCAGCGGGAGCTAGAGCCATTTCCGTTTGGCATCCGCATTGACTATGTACTGTATAAG GCGGTTTCTGGCTTCTACATCTCCTGTAAGACTCTTAGAACCACTACAGGCCATGATCCTCACAGTGGCAGCCCCCTCTCTGATCACGAGGCCCTGATGGCTACTCTGTGTGTGAGACACAGccccccccagcacccccccaGCCCTACTCATG GACCAGAAGGATCACAGTTGATCAGTGTATTAAAGGAGGCCTGGAGGGAGCTGGACCTGGGCGTGGCTCAAGCCCGCTGGTGGGCCACCTTCGCCAGCTATGTGATTGGTCTAGGGCTGCTTCTCCTGGCCTTCCTGTGTGCCTTGGCAGCTGGAGGAGGCGTCAGGGAAGTTGCCATACTTCTCTGGACTCCCAGTGTAGGACTGCTGCTAGGAGCGGGGGCAGTCTACCTCTTCCACATGCAGGAGGCCAAGGGCTTATCTGGGGCTCGGGCTGAGCTCCAGCATGTGTTGGGAAGGGCAAGGGAGGCCCAGGATTCAGGCCCAGAGTCTCGGCCAGCCCTGCTCCTAGGGCAGCAGGAGGGGGATGGAACTGAGGAACAATAA